From the Debaryomyces hansenii CBS767 chromosome F complete sequence genome, the window TTCTGTAAATATTATGCACAGGAGTTATTTCTCACTCTGTTAGCGCTATCTTTTTGGCGGAACAGAAAGTCTAATTTATTACGACTAAAACGCAGAATacaaatagtaataataacacTTCAAAGGACTACTTGTTTTTATATGCTACATGTTTTTACTCGTTTCCGTATGTCTTTACGTGCATCTATAAGTGCCCATTTTAAGTTCAATCAGttaaaaaatcaaaatcgGGTAACTGTGAGAAATATATTCCCATTTGTGTAGCCGTAAATATGGTACATATAAATACACTAGAGCTACAACTACGAAAACATATAtgtaaaatatattatattcaagtattatatattgaattaattactTTCTCAATTTCGTTTTAGTTGACCAGACAAGCGCAACAGATAGCATATTTCAGCAAGTTCCTGAAATAATTAGccaaaatatcattaaaCTTGTGGATGACAGGATAAGCTCAGAAGTTCCACGAGTTGTTCAGTCCATGTCGGAACCACCTCAGTGGTTTTTAGATGGTATTAATTCAGTCAAGGATGAAATAAAGTCAGTCAAGGATGAGCTCAAGGAAGATATTAGTATTCTTAGTAGAGACGTGAATGATCTAACCATTTCAACGAATACTGGTTTCCGTATGATACAGTACAAACTTGCTCTTTTGGATAATGTaaccagaagaaataatgGTTATACTGTTGCCCCTGTGCCATTTATAAACTTAGAGAACACACAAGGCGAGTTACCTCCTATTGAGACTGTTCAAGATATTGACGATTTAAGTAAAGAAGACTGTCAGAAGTATTTAGATGGATACAATACTCCATATCGCCCAAATGAAAGGATGTTGTTAAAAGTAAAATTGAGAGATGCTGTTGGTTTAATAAGTTCAAGTGATTTGAGGTATACATTTAGTAATTTCAGGGAGGAGCTTTAATTCTACTTAGAATAAGTGAATTTGTGTCttctaaattcaaattctacCATTCTATTTCGTGTTTGTTTTCACTTAGTTTATTACTTTATGGTGTTTAGGGCTTCATCTGGgatttgatatattttatattttgctacatttttcatatatttaagataaataaaacaaaataaattactttaattattatattgcCAACTCTTTCCGATTCtgtttatttataatgtGTGTTATTCGTCGCATACAAGTAAATCAGAAAGATTATTTGCGATACGAACTCTTTCATTTTGGCtctttatttttaatcTCTTGCCCCATACTTAATTTCCCAAACTAAACGCTTAGAAATAGTTGATGGTGATAGTCTAAATGCCTAATTATGCAGAGTGAAgcatatttttctttcaacatactaaattaaataagatGATCCTATATTTTTAGGAATGAGATTTCGTAACATAATATTATGCTTATTGACATATAAATAGGCAATTAAGCCCTCTTTATTCTAGTTTTCGGGTTGGTCCTATTAAAGTTTTTTAGAGTATACCCTTCAAATGGCGTCTATGACAGATTTAATTACGAACATTCCAGAAATTGTAGACTTTAATGAATTCGGAAGAATTAAAGAGACAATTCTGGTGATAAGTCCACGGATGTTTGACAGTTATTTAAATGAAGCTCAGAACTTAATAAACAAGATCGAAAGTCTTGCTAATATCGTTATTAACGAAACTCCTAAGGAGCCGGACGTTGAAGGTGAGGTTGTTCCtgtaaaatcattaaaacTCTGTCTACTTCGATTCaaaaacaatattattacCTTCCGTCGGAAATATgttaaatttattagtGACTTTGCATTCTATCTGGAATGTGAACTTTTACTTAATCAGgagaaattaattaaaaatactACTTGCCAGCCTGAAATACAATCAGATGtgtttatatatactaGGACTTTAGAAGATTCtatttggaatttcaaaTCTGATTTAGAGAGCCtaataaattgttcttACTCTTTCGAAACTAGTGAAAGAGAATTGATTCCCGAAATAAACCGTTTTCGTcgaatgataaatatatctCAAATCAAAGTTGTTACAAATAGATTGGGATATCTTACTATCGATAATTGAGATTATTTTCCTTACAAGTCTTATTTAACTATTCTGAATAAATTGTGCTATTTGTCAGAATTTATAGCCTACATATGTTTTAAAGTCCTGATTTTTACTCCTTAAACTGGAAAAGACTTTAAATAGCTACATATATTCGTTTACAATAATTTGTACTTTTCTATAAATATGATTACCATTACaagatttttcaagttctGTCAGTCCTCTCATTTGCACCCACCTACAATATGTTATGGCTTCTCTTAACTAGAGTGTTACTACTTAAGCCGCTTAAACTAATTAGTAAATCTGTATTCCTTTATATTCTCTAAATTAcaaatgaaatataatcCTATAAAGCAAAaataatgttgaaaaaaaaGTAGCGTAACAGTCATTAATGTTGTTCATATTCCTAGGATCTATATCCCCGGTAGGACGTATGCTTCTCCTCTGCAAATGGATTGCTTTTATCACTATAATCATCAGCTGGTACATATCCTCTGTTACCATCAACTGGTGTATATCCTCTGTGACCACCGTACACTGCAGGTGGTTCTCTTGCATAATGAGGTGCAGGTGTAGGGTACATGTTTGGATTGGCATAAGGAACCTGCTGTTCAACAACACGTTGGCGATTTGCAGGACGACAACAACACATACACAACGATTCTAGACAAGTTTTGCCTAAGCAAATACATTGAATCAAAGTTGATAATATCCAGATGCATATCAACGATGCCAACACTATACCCACAATTGCAATGATTTTACATGTTTTGTTATCCATACATGTATCCCAGCTCTTGAAAGCATCAGCAGTGGAAGTAACATCATCAGATATCGAACGAcctaataattttgaaggaCATAAGTCCGATGAGATCTTTGGGATGTGCATATACCTAAATTAAACTTATTTAATAGATATTAAgtcaattatttctaatttttaAGATATAATCACAATCTTCAAAGGCGATTAAATAgaatagaatatatatttgagtatatatttgaataatgtgGATCAATTAACCTATTTTGGGGTTTGCATATTCTTATCAAACCTTTAAATATGTGATTTTTTGATGAGGCTGGGTAAACGCGTATGTgatcaaaaaataaaataaaaaggcAGTATCTGACATTCTTAGCATATAATGTACCTGAACCTAttaatagaattattagatgcATGCATAGATCTTCTTATACTGGATACCACAATTAGCCTTGGTGTATTAAGtcatttaaattatttgaacaAGTCCAATATGGCCGCAAAAATCCTTTATCAACTGTGGAAAGCGATCTTTTAATTCGTAAACCCCTTATATTCGATGTAGTAGATAATAGTTTGTCCATTGCccattcaatttcttttataCTGTCATACATCTCTTCTACTTCGCTCATACTGAGGAAATGGcatatttcttcttcagtatTGAATTCGAGTACTAGAGTATTAGTGGCAGATAATGCCGAATTAGGCAAATTATCAGAtagaattaatttgaaAGGAGTGACTTTTAGAGTTCTCTTGAATGGCTTAACGACAAATCGGTCAAATGGTAGTATCCCCTTGATGTAGGCATCAACTTCAAACGTGGTTCCTTTTTTTATATCGGCGAGGTTGAGAGGAATTTTAAGTAGTTGGTCCACCGTCACCTTATTCACTAAAAAGTCGTCGAAGGAATTGGTCTTGAAATCTAAGTTTTGTGATGCCTGGGTATTATTGCATAATGACGACGGCACGTCATCGCTACCATATGGCTGTGTACTTGTTGTAATTGGCTTTTGCGTATCATCGAAACTTTTGTGCTGGTGAAATGCAAGGCTTACACCATTTGGAACCTTCTGTACTTTTGAGGGAGGTTCATTAGACAATTTCGACGAAGGGGTTTCGATTTCAGGCTCAAACCGCCGCTTGTAATCACCGAGAGACCCCAAGTTTCCTATCGGAAAGTGTGGTACTATACTGTCACATATCTCTGGACTAGAATATTCCATATACCTAGAAACCAACTCATCAAGTTTCTTGTCTTCTGAATAGAATACCGGAATATTATCTCTGTCAAGTGTAACTAATGTAACAAGACTGCCTTCTATACATCCTCTatacaatttcaatataaatacaaCTCTTGCAAATATTCCTTCAGATTCAAATTGACAATTATCGGGACTATTGAAGTTATAATCTTTCATACTCGTATTTGTTCTTGACAATTCATTAGATACTTTCTCCATTAAATGAGACGGAACGCCAATAGATAATATCTTATTAGAGTCAATTGGCTTTTCTATCTGAAAATTTATACTAACATTTTGTGGTAGAACACTTCTATAAAAAGCGGTTTCTTCGTTTGACGTGAAATCAGTAACATATAATATACCAGGAGCATTTGGTTTCCAAGTAGGACTTTTGAATAGTGAAAGGCAGTACACTGGTAGCGTAATTTTATACCTTACAGGCTCAATAAACGAAATTTGATCTGCATTTGGAAGATGAGAAATCGAATTACTGTAGAACTTCTTGTGCATGG encodes:
- a CDS encoding DEHA2F11748p (some similarities with uniprot|O74909 Schizosaccharomyces pombe Meu23 protein) is translated as MSEPPQWFLDGINSVKDEIKSVKDELKEDISILSRDVNDLTISTNTGFRMIQYKLALLDNVTRRNNGYTVAPVPFINLENTQGELPPIETVQDIDDLSKEDCQKYLDGYNTPYRPNERMLLKVKLRDAVGLISSSDLRYTFSNFREEL
- a CDS encoding DEHA2F11770p (no similarity), which codes for MASMTDLITNIPEIVDFNEFGRIKETISVISPRMFDSYLNEAQNLINKIESLANIVINETPKEPDVEGEVVPVKSLKLCLLRFKNNIITFRRKYVKFISDFAFYSECELLLNQEKLIKNTTCQPEIQSDVFIYTRTLEDSIWNFKSDLESLINCSYSFETSERELIPEINRFRRMINISQIKVVTNRLGYLTIDN
- a CDS encoding DEHA2F11792p (weakly similar to uniprot|Q12057 Saccharomyces cerevisiae YOR104W PIN2 Protein that induces appearance of [PIN+] prion when overproduced), coding for MHIPKISSDLCPSKLLGRSISDDVTSTADAFKSWDTCMDNKTCKIIAIVGIVLASLICIWILSTLIQCICLGKTCLESLCMCCCRPANRQRVVEQQVPYANPNMYPTPAPHYAREPPAVYGGHRGYTPVDGNRGYVPADDYSDKSNPFAEEKHTSYRGYRS
- a CDS encoding DEHA2F11814p (no similarity), which codes for MHKKFYSNSISHLPNADQISFIEPVRYKITLPVYCLSLFKSPTWKPNAPGILYVTDFTSNEETAFYRSVLPQNVSINFQIEKPIDSNKILSIGVPSHLMEKVSNELSRTNTSMKDYNFNSPDNCQFESEGIFARVVFILKLYRGCIEGSLVTLVTLDRDNIPVFYSEDKKLDELVSRYMEYSSPEICDSIVPHFPIGNLGSLGDYKRRFEPEIETPSSKLSNEPPSKVQKVPNGVSLAFHQHKSFDDTQKPITTSTQPYGSDDVPSSLCNNTQASQNLDFKTNSFDDFLVNKVTVDQLLKIPLNLADIKKGTTFEVDAYIKGILPFDRFVVKPFKRTLKVTPFKLILSDNLPNSALSATNTLVLEFNTEEEICHFLSMSEVEEMYDSIKEIEWAMDKLLSTTSNIRGLRIKRSLSTVDKGFLRPYWTCSNNLNDLIHQG